A section of the Aricia agestis chromosome 4, ilAriAges1.1, whole genome shotgun sequence genome encodes:
- the LOC121725958 gene encoding intraflagellar transport protein 57 homolog: protein MDLNVMDKLRLLKLDTELRPQIKMKPMSRYYFTVSTNPAEQFFVFASVAAWLIRKTGKQFDQPNEEDDPNSIVALIIDALREKGINNDFSTHKLKQGYGDQVCYILNKLADEALKKEDFEWQQPVVDAPNPDETAEDVDQIEDETEILLDKVEEEMDVYSDASDGELKEEEEKEPTSLSNKIQDWESWKLELERVAPALRLKITADGRDWRARHAQMRTYRDELFERFKSTSTQLNKVHSNISSAMDKIEARENILNEQFAPLIREYGALLDEMKKVNNEYKDINAEVAEKQEMLNELTAKLENIKQRTESRGSSMNDNAPLVTAKKAVETLKKDIQELDFQIVILLWLLISKENPKSTLYLTGIESTVENDNMY, encoded by the coding sequence ATGGACCTCAATGTAATGGACAAGCTACGGCTTCTGAAGCTAGACACCGAGCTTCGAccgcaaataaaaatgaaacCCATGAGCCGCTACTACTTCACCGTCTCAACAAATCCCGCCGAGCAGTTTTTCGTCTTCGCCTCCGTCGCCGCATGGCTCATTAGGAAAACTGGCAAACAGTTCGACCAGCCCAACGAGGAGGACGATCCCAATTCCATAGTCGCGCTTATAATCGACGCTTTACGCGAAAAGGGCATCAACAACGACTTCTCTACGCACAAACTGAAGCAGGGATACGGGGACCAGGTCTGCTATATTCTTAACAAACTAGCGGACGAAGCTCTGAAGAAAGAAGACTTCGAGTGGCAGCAGCCGGTCGTAGACGCTCCCAACCCCGACGAAACAGCAGAAGACGTGGATCAGATTGAGGACGAAACGGAGATACTTCTGGATAAAGTTGAGGAGGAAATGGATGTATATTCTGATGCGTCGGACGGTGAGCTTAAGGAAGAGGAAGAAAAGGAACCCACGAGTTTATCGAACAAAATTCAAGACTGGGAGTCGTGGAAATTGGAGCTGGAGAGAGTAGCACCAGCGTTAAGATTAAAGATCACGGCTGACGGACGAGATTGGAGAGCGAGGCATGCGCAGATGAGGACGTACAGAGACGAGTTATTCGAGAGATTCAAGAGTACTAGCACCCAGTTGAACAAGGTCCATAGTAATATCTCCTCAGCCATGGACAAAATCGAAGCGAGAGAGAACATTTTGAACGAGCAATTCGCGCCTCTAATTCGCGAGTACGGGGCACTTTTGGACGAGATGAAAAAAGTCAACAACGAGTACAAGGATATAAACGCCGAGGTTGCGGAAAAGCAGGAGATGTTGAATGAGTTGACAGCTAAACTGGAAAATATCAAGCAACGCACGGAATCCCGGGGGTCCTCTATGAATGATAACGCTCCCCTCGTCACAGCCAAAAAGGCCGTGGAGACGCTAAAGAAAGATATTCAGGAACTGGACTTTCAAATTGTCATCCTCCTGTGGCTGCTTATATCTAAGGAAAATCCGAAATCTACTTTATATTTAACCGGTATCGAGTCCACCGTTGAAAATGATAATATGTACTAA